The genomic window AAAAGTTTGAAGATGTTCTTCAATGGTCAAAAACAGTCTCTGAAAGTTCAAAGTAAATAAAATGGGCCCGATGTGATTCGAACACATGACCTTTCGATTATCAGTCGAACGCTCCAGCCAAGCTGAGCTACGAGCCCTTAATCCAACCTCTTGACAGGACTCATTTAAGTTTAATTTTCCTTCCACTTGATTGAGCATCCAATTGATGGGTCAAAATCTTTTTCAATTTTCTCTCCAGCTAGTAATTTTTCTATATTCTTACTCATTGTTTTTTCAGTAGCAATAGAATCAGGTTTCATTGCATTGTCTATCTTTCCATGAAATACTAGCTGTTTGCTGCTATTAAATAAGAAAGGATCTGGTGTACATATTGCACCATATTTTTTTGCAATTTCTTGAGTGTCATCCACTAAATAATCAAATTTGAATCCCTTTTCTTTTGCAGTTACTTTCATATTTTCAAAACTGTCTTCTGGATAGTCTTTGGAGTCATTGCTATTAATTCCAACTATTGCTATTTTGCCACCATATTTTTCATACAACTCATTTAACGCGTCTACTTTTGCCTTGACATATGGGCAGTGATTACACATGAAAATAACTAAAATTCCACGATATGTGTTATAGTCATTTAATGTGTGTTTTTTATCATCAATACCCATAAGTTGAAACTCTGGAGCTTTATCTCCGTGTTTTAATTTAATTTGAGATTCTAAAAGTACCATGATTTGATATTTTTTTATACAAATAAAATTCTTCTCAAGAAGACAACAATTAAAATCCACACCTTATCCTTTCTTGATGTGGGCTGGTAGTATAGCCTGGTAGTATACCCGCCTTGCACGCGGGGGGTCATGGGTTCAAATCCCGTCCAGTCCACTTACACATCCTTCGATCAATTCTGAATATCGGATTTCTGGATGGATTTAAATAGGATAACTTTTCGTTTTAATCTATGACAAGCGCAGCAGATGCATGGCCAGTTTGGATTCCACTCATTGTTGGATTGGCACCAGGATTAGTATACTGGTTAGCAATTACCGCAATGAAGAAAAGACGATAAAATTTTTATTTCTTTTAACTTCTTTTTATTAATTATTCAGTGATAACTGGGTTAAACGTTCTTACCTTTCTTGTTGACTATATCATATGTTGCATAAAATTAATCTCTAATCAATAAAATTCACATGAAGAAAATTATTCTTACCTTATTTTTGATTTTAATGTTATTTCCTATTACCTCGATTTTTGCTCAAAAAACTGATACATTACCTACGTTATCTGTAATTCTTACAAGTGACGTTCCGTTTGTTTACCAAGATGAACAGGGATATACTGTAGTTGTAGGCGAAGTTAAAAATACCAATACTCTTACTTCTGTGACTGATGTACGAATACGTGTAATATTTTATGATGATACTAATCCTGAACCTCTAGAAATTGTTGAAGGAAAATCATCTTTGCAAGTAATTCCACCTCTTGGAACTTCTCCTTATATCATTAAATCAAAAACTCCAAATTCTGAGATCACACATGCCTCTGTTTCTCTTGGTTTATTCAATTCATCAACTTCTAAATCAAAACAACTATCTGTTGAAGTAAACAATATTGATTTAGATGACACTCTTCGTTTTTCAGGTGTTCTAAAAAATGGTGCTGCACCATCAAATAATACTAATGTCTATCTTGCCTTCTATGATAATTTTCAACCTCCTAGAATAATTGATGTAATTACCATTCCTATTGGCAGTGTTGAATCAAATGAAACAATAAATTTCAATTTCAATGAAAAAATTCAATCAAGAATAGTAGGGTTTACTATTTCATCTGAATCAAACGTATTTTATTCTGAACCTAAAAATGTGACAATTCCAGAATCT from Nitrosarchaeum sp. includes these protein-coding regions:
- a CDS encoding thioredoxin family protein, coding for MVLLESQIKLKHGDKAPEFQLMGIDDKKHTLNDYNTYRGILVIFMCNHCPYVKAKVDALNELYEKYGGKIAIVGINSNDSKDYPEDSFENMKVTAKEKGFKFDYLVDDTQEIAKKYGAICTPDPFLFNSSKQLVFHGKIDNAMKPDSIATEKTMSKNIEKLLAGEKIEKDFDPSIGCSIKWKEN